Proteins encoded by one window of Cloeon dipterum chromosome 4, ieCloDipt1.1, whole genome shotgun sequence:
- the Bcat gene encoding branched-chain-amino-acid aminotransferase, cytosolic — MVFGGQMHLRRILQQPQIARLYHINASRWVSQPPYQIFKYSDTEVTLADPENLKPKPDVGSLQFGKFFTDHMMQVEFNKKQGGWQTPKIMPFQSIALHPAAKVFHYAVELFEGMKAYRGKDDKIRIFRPDRNMERMNVSAMRSELPIFDGEELTKCICRLIQIDQEWVPHSMSSSLYIRPTMIGIDPTLGVSSSDNALLFVILCPVGPYFPGGFKPVSLLADPRFTRAWPGGCGDRKMGSNYAPTIRVQAEALGLGLQQVLWLFGDDHQLTEVGTMNIFVLMLNEKGEKVLVTPPLDGLILPGITRQSIIELSQEWGEFAVEERKITMPEVQQLLHEKRLLELFGAGTACVVCPVSSILYQGQTLKIPTMAHKLPVHQRILKTLTDIQYGEVDHPWALRIDQA, encoded by the exons ATGGTCTTCGGTGGACAGATGCACCTGCGGCGAATTCTCCAGCAGCCACAG ATTGCTCGGCTATACCACATTAACGCCTCGAGATGGGTGTCCCAGCCGCCGTACCAGATTTTCAAG tacTCGGACACCGAGGTGACTTTGGCCGATCCAGAAAATCTGAAGCCGAAACCAGACGTGGGGTCGCTGCAGTTTGGCAAATTTTTCACCGACCACATGATGCAGGTTGAGTTCAATAAGAAACAGGGTGGCTGGCAGACTCCAAAAATCATGCCTTTCCAAAGCATCGCACTGCATCCGGCTGCGAAGGTCTTCCACTATGCTGTTGAG TTATTTGAAGGAATGAAAGCCTACAGAGGCAAAGACGACAAGATCCGCATTTTCCGTCCAGACCGTAACATGGAGCGCATGAACGTGTCCGCCATGAGGTCCGAGCTTCCCATTTTCGACGGGGAAGAGCTCACTAAGTGCATTTGCCGACTGATCCAAATCGACCAAGAGTGGGTGCCCCATTCTATGTCTTCCAGTCTCTACATCCGCCCCACCATGATCGGAATTGAT CCCACCCTAGGAGTCTCGTCCTCCGACAACGCTCTGCTATTTGTGATTTTGTGCCCTGTTGGTCCATACTTCCCGGGCGGCTTCAAGCCGGTTTCGCTGCTGGCCGATCCCAGGTTCACGAGAGCTTGGCCAGGAGGATGCGGAGACCGGAAAATGGGCTCCAATTATGCTCCCACCATCAGAGTACAG GCTGAAGCTCTTGGCCTTGGTCTGCAACAGGTCTTGTGGCTCTTCGGCGATGATCATCAGCTTACAGAAGTAGGCACCATGAATATATTTGTTCTGATGTTGAATGAAAAAGGAG AAAAAGTACTGGTGACACCTCCGCTTGACGGCCTGATCTTGCCTGGAATCACGAGACAGTCAATTATTGAGCTTTCCCAGGAGTGGGGCGAATTCGCAGTTGAAGAGCGCAAAATCACAATGCCCGAAGTGCAGCAACTCCTGCACGAAAAGAGA TTGCTGGAGCTGTTCGGCGCTGGAACTGCTTGCGTGGTGTGTCCCGTGTCGTCGATTTTATACCAGGGGCAGACCCTCAAAATTCCGACCATGGCGCACAAATTGCCTGTGCATCAGCGCATCCTGAAAACGCTCACTGATATTCAGTACGGCGAAGTGGATCATCCGTGGGCCCTGCGAATCGACCAAGCCTAA
- the LOC135942854 gene encoding G2/mitotic-specific cyclin-A-like: MSSTNFSIFQDTENRDAIRKGRNQKPKPVDQKRLPLGMVNENTSLRVQQPRGAKQQRPGLKTNDENTVASKKISSPRAKVLAACKEERTKKEVCATLKQLDQIISKDVTKSKIDSASEARRKVAEAARIEERKVEEVAVIAREIEIVDLEVEDVVTLEFEDPELIATSTSKSDSIIGSPMSVDRSIVNLDGKTEQQLAEEQFYQVTEYQQDIYVYMIKAQDKFRPKAGYMRKQPDITFTMRSILVDWLVEVADEYNLHSETLFLAVSYIDRFLSYMSVVRGKLQLVGTAAMFIASKFEEIYPPDVNEFVYITDDTYTKKQVLRMEHLILKVLGFEMANPTILRFATKFNLAANSSESICHLTQYLCELSLLDGEKYMNFLPSEMAAAATALARHTLGSEAWPRALQDLTGYSLAQLGSCLDPLTITFADAASYPQQAVREKFKLAKWNCVGLLTPLEPTLVSLLPKPAAEITPKKECAKNQ; this comes from the exons ATGAGTTCCACCaatttctcgatttttcaAGATACAGAGAATCGCGATGCTATTCGCAAGGGCAGAAACCAAAAGCCGAAACCGGTGGACCAAAAGCGTCTTCCGTTAGGCATGGTAAATGAAAACACATCTTTGCGTGTGCAACAACCGCGTGGAGCTAAACAA CAACGGCCTGGCTTGAAGACCAATGATGAAAATACAGTCGcttcaaaaaaaattagctcgCCACGTGCGAAAGTTTTGGCAGCATGTAAAGAAGAAAGAACAAAGAAAGAAGTATGTGCAACTCTCAAGCAGCTGGaccaaattatttctaaagaTGTCACGAAGAGCAAGATTGATAGTGCAAGCGAGGCCAGAAGAAAGGTTGCAGAAGCCGCCAGGATTGAGGAAAGAAAGGTGGAAGAGGTGGCTGTCATTGCAAGAGAGATTGAAATAGTTGACCTTGAAGTTGAAGATGTCGTTACCCTGGAATTTGAAGATCCAGAGCTTATTGCCACTTCCACAAGCAAATCGGATAGCATTATTGGATCGCCCATGTCAGTTGATCGCAGCATTGTCAATTTAGATGGAAAAACTGAGCAGCAACTGGCCGAAGAACAGTTCTACCAAGTTACTGAGTACCAGCAAGACATTTACGTTTACATGATTAAAGCACAA GATAAATTCCGGCCCAAGGCAGGCTACATGCGGAAACAGCCTGACATCACATTCACCATGCGTTCCATTTTGGTGGACTGGCTGGTCGAGGTTGCTGACGAGTACAACTTGCATTCCGAGACCCTTTTTTTGGCTGTGTCTTACATAGACAGATTCCTGAGCTACATGTCAGTTGTCAGGGGCAAACTTCAGCTAGTGGGCACAGCTGCAATGTTCATCGCATC CAAATTTGAGGAGATTTACCCTCCAGATGTTAATGAGTTTGTTTACATCACTGATGACACCTATACCAAGAAGCAAGTTCTTCGCATGGAGCATTTGATTCTGAAGGTGCTTGGCTTTGAAATGGCCAACCCAACCATTCTGAGATTTGCcaccaaattcaatttggcagCAAACAGCTCTGAGTCTATCTGCCACCTAACGCAg TACCTTTGCGAACTGAGCCTCCTGGACGGTGAAAAGTACATGAACTTCCTGCCCTCTGAAATGGCGGCCGCGGCCACTGCCCTGGCCAGACACACCTTGGGTTCTGAGGCGTGGCCAAGGGCTCTACAAGACCTCACTGGCTATAGCCTAGCACAGCTGGGCAGCTGCCTTGACCCTCTGACAATCACCTTTGCAGATGCGGCCAGTTATCCCCAACAGGCCGTCAGGGAAAAATTCAAGCTTGCAAA GTGGAACTGCGTTGGTTTGCTTACTCCTCTTGAGCCCACATTAGTCTCACTGTTGCCCAAGCCAGCTGCAGAGATCACCCCTAAGAAGGAATGTGCAAAGAATCAGTGA
- the LOC135942859 gene encoding DBH-like monooxygenase protein 2 homolog, which produces MEGLMSAAVAFILLHAHFSVAERIWSKHEILDHDSQFTLSWNPKLDAEGYFHFSLRAVTKGYLGFGLSDTGTMAGSDLVVAWPEKNGNITVMDMYASQNGLPRQDAHNDWHLKGSSFNRKTGIFQVTLARRLAAYDDNDLPINEGPVQIIYAWGKARALEHHGTKQRGARKINLLRDSNGSAAASSALFLMSVPVLLSFMKR; this is translated from the exons ATGGAAGGGTTGATGTCGGCAGCCGTGGCGTTCATTCTCTTGCATGCCCATTTTTCCGTTGCCGAAAGGATTTGGAGCAAGCACGAAATTCTGGACCATGACTCTCAGTTTACTCTTTCGTGGAATCCAAAGTTGGACGCCGAGGGCTACTTCCACTTTAGCCTGCGGGCCGTCACAAAAGGCTACCTGGGATTCGGACTTTCCGACACTGGCACCATGGCTGGGTCCGATTTGGTCGTGGCTTGGCCCGAGAAGAATGGAAACATCACTGTTATg GACATGTACGCGAGCCAGAACGGCCTCCCGAGACAAGACGCTCACAACGACTGGCACCTCAAAGGCAGTTCTTTCAATCGCAAAACCGGCATCTTCCAAGTGACTCTGGCGAGAAGGCTGGCCGCTTATGACGACAATGATCTCCCCATCAAT GAGGGACCGGTGCAAATCATTTATGCCTGGGGCAAGGCGAGGGCACTCGAGCATCATGGGACCAAACAACGAGGTGCTAGAAAGATCAATTTACTCCGAGATTCAAATGGCTCGGCTGCTGCGAGCTCTGCACTTTTTCTTATGTCTGTTCCTGTACTTTTGTCTTTCATGAAACGATAA
- the LOC135942858 gene encoding exosome complex component RRP43-like, producing MSVHIKTIHPMKYMRDFLARNIRPDGRKLSEVRPTAINVGSISTADGSALVKIGNTVVICGIKAELTVPNAENPNEGFVIPNVELPPLCSPQFKSGPPGETAQVSSQFLADILVNSKCVDLQSLCIMPDKLAWVLYCDLICLDHDGSVLDACVAALVSALCTVTLPEVKFDAITKNKTVELEKRRPLTLICFPFASTFATFDENSILADPSEEEESLCSGTISIVTSGDSLYSVHKPGGCQLSENRLSECISKAQKRSLTLRGMVEKSMESIKS from the exons ATGTCGGTCCACATCAA GACTATCCATCCCATGAAATACATGCGGGACTTTTTG GCCCGAAACATACGGCCTGACGGGAGAAAATTGTCCGAGGTTCGTCCCACAGCTATAAACGTCGGTTCCATAAGCACTGCTGATGGGTCTGCTCTTGTAAAGATCGGAAACACTGTAGTGATATGCGGAATTAAAGCT GAACTGACTGTACCTAATGCTGAGAATCCCAATGAAGGGTTCGTCATTCCAAACGTAGAGTTACCTCCTCTCTGCTCTCCTCAATTCAAGAGTGGGCCCCCAGGAGAGACAGCACAAGTCAGCAGTCAATTCTTGGCTGATATCTTGGTGAACTCCAAGTGCGTGGATCTACAGTCCCTCTGCATTATGCCAGATAAGCTCGCGTGGGTCCTCTACTGTGACCTCATTTGCCTTGATCATGATGGCAGCGTCCTGGACGCTTGCGTAGCAGCTCTTGTATCTGCTCTGTGTACAG TCACTCTGCCAGAAGTTAAATTTGACGCCATcaccaaaaacaaaacagtGGAGTTGGAAAAGCGGAGACCGCTGACCCTGATATGTTTCCCGTTTGCCAGTACTTTCGCCACTTTTGATGA GAATTCCATTCTTGCGGACCCATCGGAGGAAGAGGAGTCCTTATGTTCTGGGACGATATCAATTGTAACATCTGGAGATAGCTTGTACTCTGTTCATAAACCAG GTGGCTGTCAGCTCAGTGAAAATCGTCTGAGTGAGTGCATTAGTAAAGCACAGAAGCGGTCTCTAACCTTGAGAGGGATGGTGGAAAAGTCTATGGAGTCTATCAAGAGTTGA
- the ebo gene encoding exportin-6-A, with the protein MGDNDSDLKTLEALLDEFFSGAPAHRQREIEQILLGFGSQRGSWSHCLNFLSRTTNQFVSMFCLTTIETVVNRQWQGLPWEERVELKSALNAYTLQNHKQLPSFLRNKLVKLVVDIARHDWPHFYPDFFDTILQLVHSHDHTALGLVFALTASEELVSPREDLSSARKDELRRLLLLQVPNLFRALTAVLQRQLDRQKNKTFTPPPSPTHGQIDSCTAENSSPSGSLLLSGMLAAKLGTPGPSKTNLTDEEDQAVCSLALTALAQYLSWVPLDSYLTPELIKILFLYAALPENAQVCSGDSLSLGVQAMCAINELLYKQCVPAEWHDLLLEMFGSVFALLQKLLSSGLESVEETYLEKFSEFLRVFVTNHLHRFEGNGRFPMSEFLNLLLRFTFQQPTFEGQLICLELWLQLISYLSSRIQDRTMHSDNILEWYSEALLNLLSHVLTSIQFKYNQSKLEELDDENMDSDDQTEWQHYLCQHVETVAKIAELLPVQTYSMVLEAWQSCSVEYFRLGNTVTNLQEHEASRLHCVLHDLSSLSQALGRLCDGLETEQSAALAVAERLVNLAAFGAQTKMYLTSHCPSPVLKPDLLTVHAQVLAALKAWAPWLGEVPAGHKLALECARTAVNSLSENPPPLVAHAAAHLLVSLTAAVRSPDVSNLPEMQALMQQAPCFPSLPHEDKKLVLRSLANTLLLPWTNVIDQQWPQRQSVYMSLISAITAEMQGLPNGIVNPEKVSHFVNCIKLLADQVENLSGESSVTKRVLSACVAAPISQCLELFPIYVNIPEACEALLEIFLAVFKALQAQLGAPFAERMAQGFLEVFTGDRLAVAVLQPDSGPCVIDKFLRILQFIIQEPSPAFKRFVPSTMNLCMDHIYPLVCERSSPDIKVALLELLAELVLHNWRLFFKGSMRCSLVGKENNDPEGGPVEHKDQLLRILRAFGQCLLQTDPAAFKVSLESLEKLHSKCKLYQKTIFKEELLPHFLTVLLQCLVEKNHGLLQDEVIGALYSMAAVDFEYFYMRFIPSFLAANTSLDNSQKQSLATNLKLESDLPSFSQCVLRLVNDLHCYQLCNASLPEGTIRL; encoded by the exons ATG GGAGACAACGACAGCGACTTAAAAACTCTGGAGGCTCTGCTGGACGAGTTCTTCTCAGGTGCTCCAGCACATAGACAAAGGGAAATCGAGCAGATTTTGCTGGGATTTGGATCTCAGCGGGGCTCCTGGAGCCACTGCCTCAATTTCTTGTCCAGGACGACTAATCAGTTTGTTTCCATGTTCTGTTTAACAACTATTGAG ACTGTGGTCAATAGACAGTGGCAAGGCTTGCCCTGGGAAGAGCGAGTAGAGTTGAAAAGTGCTCTCAACGCGTATACTCTACAAAACCACAAGCAACTTCCTTCATTCCTGCGGAACAAACTTGTCAAACTTGTTGTGGACATCGCGAGGCACGACTGGCCTCACTTCTACCCAGACTTCTTTGACACCATCCTGCAGCTCGTACACAGCCATGACCACACTGCACTTGGCCTAGTTTTCGCTCTGACTGCATCAGAGGAGTTGGTCTCCCCTAGGGAAGATCTTAGTTCTGCTAGGAAGGACGAGCTGAGACGACTGTTGTTGCTACAGGTCCCAAATCTTTTTAGAGCACTGACAGCTGTCCTGCAAAGGCAGTTGGACCGGCAAAAGAACAAAACATTCACACCACCACCATCGCCAACGCACGGCCAAATCGACTCTTGCACGGCAGAAAACTCCTCCCCTTCTG GATCACTCCTTTTGAGTGGCATGTTAGCGGCTAAATTGGGAACCCCAGGACCGAGCAAGACCAATTTGACAGATGAAGAGGACCAGGCGGTCTGCTCTCTAGCCTTGACAGCACTGGCTCAGTACCTGTCGTGGGTGCCACTGGACAGTTACCTGACTCCAGagttaatcaaaattctcttCCTATATGCTGCCCTCCCTGAAAATGCTCAG GTGTGCAGTGGTGATTCCTTGTCTCTTGGGGTGCAGGCTATGTGTGCCATAAACGAACTTCTTTATAAACAATGTGTTCCTGCTGAGTGGCATGACTTGTTGCTAGAAATGTTTGGGTCGGTTTTCGCACTCTTACAAAAACTTCTTTCTAGTGGATTAGAATCAGTTGAAGAAAC gtatttggagaaattttccGAGTTCCTCAGGGTCTTTGTTACAAATCATTTGCACCGGTTTGAGGGTAACGGCAGATTTCCCATGTCAGAGTTCTTAAATCTGCTTTTGAGGTTTACGTTCCAACAACCAACCTTTGAGGGCCAGCTGATCTGCTTGGAGTTGTGGCTCCAACTAATTAGCTACCTTTCGTCTCGAATACAAGATCGCACCATGCACagtgataatattttagaatg GTACAGCGAGGCTCTCCTGAATTTGCTTTCACACGTTTTAACAAGCATTCAGTTCAAGTACAATCAATCAAAGTTGGAGGAGTTAGATGATGAAAATATGGATTCAGAT GACCAAACTGAGTGGCAGCACTACCTGTGCCAGCATGTCGAGACTGTTGCCAAAATTGCAGAGCTACTTCCTGTTCAGACATATTCCATGGTG ctAGAGGCTTGGCAAAGTTGTTCCGTTGAGTACTTCCGCCTAGGAAACACTGTAACAAACCTGCAGGAACATGAAGCGTCTCGACTCCATTGCGTTTTGCATGATCTCTCGTCACTGAGCCAGGCGCTTGGCCGCCTCTGCGACGGTTTGGAGACTGAACAAAGCGCTGCACTCGCAGTAGCCGAAAGACTTGTCAATCTAGCCGCGTTTGGTGCGCAGACAAAAATGTACCTTACCTCCCACTGCCCCAGCCCGGTCCTGAAGCCAGATTTGCTGACTGT ACATGCTCAAGTGCTGGCCGCTTTGAAGGCCTGGGCTCCCTGGTTGGGAGAGGTTCCTGCGGGCCACAAACTGGCCCTCGAGTGTGCCAGGACAGCCGTGAACTCGCTGTCGGAAAATCCTCCTCCTTTGGTGGCTCACGCTGCCGCACATCTTCTGGTCAGTTTGACTGCTGCCGTGAGAAGTCCTGATGTGAGCAATTTGCCCGAAATGCAGGCTCTTATGCAGCAGGCACCTTGTTTCCCAAGTCTGCCTCACGAA GACAAAAAACTTGTGCTCAGATCTCTTGCCAACACGTTGTTGCTTCCGTGGACAAATGTGATAGATCAACAGTGGCCCCAGCGCCAAAGTGTCTACATGAGTCTTATTAGTGCCATTACTGCTGAGATGCAAGGGTTGCCCAATGGAATTGTTAACCCAGAGAAAG TCTCCCATTTTGTCAACTGTATCAAACTCTTGGCTGATCAAGTTGAGAACTTGAGTGGAGAAAGTTCTGTCACAAAGAGGGTTCTGTCTGCTTGCGTCGCAGCGCCCATCAGTCAGTGCCTTGAGCTTTTCCCTATCTACGTCAATATTCCAG AGGCCTGTGAAGCCCTCCTGGAGATATTTCTGGCTGTGTTCAAAGCTCTGCAAGCACAATTAGGTGCGCCATTTGCAGAGAGGATGGCTCAAGGGTTTCTTGAGGTGTTTACAGGAGACCGTCTCGCTGTTGCAGTGCTGCAGCCAGACTCAGGACCATGCGTAATTGACAA GTTTTTGaggattttacaatttataattcaagAACCCAGCCCGGCCTTTAAGAGATTTGTACCTAGCACAATGAATCTCTGCATGGACCACATTTATCCTCTAGTTTGTGAA cgtTCCAGCCCCGACATAAAAGTGGCGCTTTTAGAACTCCTTGCAGAACTTGTCCTCCACAACTGGCGTCTCTTTTTCAAAGGGAGCATGCGTTGTTCACTTGTGGGAAAGGAAAACAACGACCCTGAGGGCGGCCCTGTGGAACACAAAGACCAACTGCTCAGAATATTAAGGGCGTTTGGCCAGTGCCTTTTACAGACTGATCCAGCTGCTTTCAAAGTCAGCCTAGAGAGTCTAGAAAAATTGCACTCTAAATGCAAACTGTATCAAAAA ACCATTTTCAAAGAAGAGCTTCTTCCTCACTTTTTAACTGTCCTCTTGCAATGCCTTGTGGAAAAGAACCATGGACTTTTGCAAGATGAAGTGATAGGCGCTCTGTACTCAATGGCGGCGGtggattttgaatatttctaCATGAGGTTCATCCCCAGCTTTTTAGCTGCAAACACCAGCCTTGACAATTCTCAGAAGCAGTCTTTGGCAACGAACTTAAAGCTTGAATCG GATCTACCTTCCTTCAGTCAATGTGTTCTTAGGCTGGTCAACGACCTCCACTGTTATCAGCTGTGCAACGCGAGTCTGCCTGAAGGGACCATCAGGTTGTAG